The DNA window AGTATCTGGGGATAGCCCTTGATCTTGGAAGGATATCTCCGGAGCAGATGACAGCATTAAAGACAAAGCTTGAGGCAACAAAGGCAAAACTTGAAGCACAGGATTTCTCAACCCTTACGAAGGATGACATCCTCGGCGATCTGCTCTATACAACTGCATTATCCTACCATGCCGAACTCGGGGTGATGAATTTTGTCTCAGCTAAAACAATGGGCGTTATGGCAATCACTCTTCCCTCAGAGACAATCTTTTCCTTTGAACTTAAAAGGACATTTGCATTCGGGATACCGATATCTGTTAGTTCAGGTGGCTTGGCAATGGATGCGGATAGGCTGCTCAATTTAGTGAAAGCATTGGATGGCAATACAGAACAACCAAAGCAGTTTTTCCTGACATCAGGAATGAACGGATCGGCGTTGGAACACTCAGTGCCAGAACAACTCTTCTCAACACCGGAAACCCCTGCACAGGGAATCTCTGCGGTTAAGGCATTACAGATAGCAAATGAACAGGGAATCCCCATTTACACCATCAATCAGACGAACATCAATAACATCTTTCCCCAACTTCAAGTGGATAGTGATGTGAAAAGTGATATTCAGAATGCCGTCAATGCAGGGAAAGAAGTGACTGTTTCCAAGACTGACATAGCCTTTAATGGATGGACGGGGTGTGGTTACATTATCATTGATCCTATTACTGGCGCAGGCGCGTATATGATAAGCGGGGGTCATAGCGGTGGTGAACTATTACTGATTGGCATATTGATGATATTTTCAGTAGTATTTTTAGCTTTGGCCGTGATAACGAGTGAAACAGTAATCGGATTTCTTGTATTTGCTTTTATATCATATTGCTTTGCATATGCTGCACTTGTTGCCTACTTTGGTAAAGAGAAAGCGGAAGATTTCATGGAATGTCTATCCGAATTACTCTTATTCTATTTGATAGCAAAGGTGATAGGCACGGCTATCAAAAAATTGGAAAAAATATTGCATATTGTTGAAATCGGCCATGGTATTAATCACATCAAGAATTGTTATAAGAATTTGTGGTATTCGCATTGATGGAGGACATATGGAATTTGATATAACAACTATTGCAATCTCTGGTTTCGGTCTGTTAATTGGAATTATTTATATTTTAATAGGTAATTTATCAATCAATGCTAAGAAATCTGTCCTGCGGTGTCTGATCATTTTATTAATCATTACATTATTGAACTGCTTAGTTGAAGGTCGCTGGGATATGGATTTCGTAATAAGTTTCTTGATTTTGAAAAAAGTCGGAATTTGGGCTCTTCGTGCTTCGGTATCTCTTGTATATATCTGCATCCTGTGGGGACTGGTTCTAGAGTTAAAAGGTAAAGTATGTAAAAAATAAAAGATTGCCTGTTATTCCCTCTACATCCAGCAGACCATGACTGATTACCAGACACAGGTGCAGAATTACATATCACAGAATTATCCCAATGCCACAGTGGGAGATGTGCTTGGGAAGAAGGAGATACAGAAGCAGGAATTCTCCTATCTGTTAGGGACATTGCCTTATAAAACAATAGTAAAAGGTTCAACCTATGCAAGCATCCCTGACACCCTCAGGCACAAACTGAACTTCAACGTCATAAAGGACATGTATGACGAAATCATGGGAACTCCCATCAACATCACCAAAAGCCTTCCTGAGCTTGCAGGAAAGAAGATAACGTTGAGCTATTCGCCAGCGACAGCGCAGGATGAAACGGTAATTAATTCCTATCTTCCGAAACCGCATGCAGACGGAACCCCGATACAGCCCAATGAACTGCCTTCTTTTTTGCCCTCGTATCTGATAAACTTGAAACCGGAACTGAGAGTGGACGGAGTGGTAATCGCAACCGGGACGCCTGTTACCATGGGGAGCACGGAGACCTTCAATATGACATTCACCGCTCCCAAACAGAGCGCTGATGTGATAACGAACCCGATAGAGGCAGGGGAGTATCTGGGGATAGCCCTTGACCTTGGAAGGATATCGCCGGAACAGATGACGGCATTAAAGACAAAACTGGAAGTAACAAAGGCAAAACTTGAAGCACAGGATTTCTCAACCCTTACGAAGGATGATATCCTCGGAGACCTTTTATACACGACAGCCTTGTCCTACCATGCAGAACTTGGCGTAATGAATCAGGTATCTGCA is part of the Nitrospirota bacterium genome and encodes:
- a CDS encoding transglutaminase → MTDYQTQVQNYISQNYPNATVGDVLGKKEIQKQEFSYLLGTLPYKTIVKGSTYASIPDTLRHKLNFNVIKDMYDEIMGTPINITKSLPELAGKKITLSYSPATAQDETVINSYLPKPHADGTPIQPNELPSFLPSYLINLKPELRVDGVVIATGTPVTMGSTETFNMTFTAPKQSADVITNPIEAGEYLGIALDLGRISPEQMTALKTKLEVTKAKLEAQDFSTLTKDDILGDLLYTTALSYHAELGVMNQVSA